A window of Phycobacter azelaicus contains these coding sequences:
- a CDS encoding glutamine-synthetase adenylyltransferase, with protein MTDAFDISRLPHAFDPVLGKEARALVPGLANEAADLVAGAGGSSPYLMGLISREGDWLAEALAAPRRALDLVFADCRQLPRDQLKPGLRQAKRRVALLTALCDLGGVWPLEEVTGALTDFGALCADVAIKSEIAALIRRKKLPGLCEDDVETAGGLSILAMGKMGAHELNYSSDIDLICLFDETRFAPEDFYEARQGMVRATRNMCALLSDKTGDGYVFRTDLRLRPDPSVTPVALAMEAAERYYESLGRTWERAAYIKARACAGDIAAGEKFLASLRPFIWRRHLDFAAIQDAHDMRLRIRETKGTGGAITVPGHDMKLGRGGIREIEFFTQTRQLIAGGRDESLRLRGTVEGLAALAGKGWIPGDVAETLTDHYRFHREVEHRIQMVHDAQTHRMPQSEDGIARVACLMGRDPKDLQDEIRSRLTEVHELTEDFFAPDAAPAAAPAVPEGLDESVIARWPTYPALRSARGAQIFERLKPELLARLARTAKPGEALLALDGFLAGLPAGVQLFSLFEANPQLMDLLVDIVGTSAELATFLSRNSGVFDAVIGGSFFDPWPGREALTQQLEALLEAEGDYEAQLDTARRWCKEWHFRIGVHHLRGLIDAEAAGVQYAELAEAVIAALVPCVEAQFAAKHGAAPGRGAAVVAMGSLGAGRINAQSDLDVIVIYDPQEVEASDGKRPLATRPYFARLTQALITALTAPMAQGRLYEVDMRLRPSGNQGPVATSLASFTNYQQNEAWVWEHLALTRARAIAGPDDLCADIEAIRDQVLSRSRDKTQILTEVSNMRARIAAAKAPAGIWDAKTGAGRMMDIELVAQAGALLSASGVRDVAGGLQAAVACGWLSAAESDALRGAYALYWSVQTAARLLSPKGLDAATLGEGVAMFLCRSSGFDTLVALEQDLAARYTACADIIDAALKREGADASTQ; from the coding sequence CCAGCTTAAACCCGGTCTGCGTCAGGCAAAGCGGCGGGTCGCGCTTTTGACAGCCCTGTGTGATCTTGGCGGTGTCTGGCCACTTGAAGAGGTGACGGGTGCGTTGACGGATTTTGGGGCGCTTTGCGCTGATGTGGCGATCAAATCAGAGATTGCCGCTTTGATTCGGCGCAAGAAGCTTCCGGGGCTGTGTGAGGACGATGTCGAAACGGCGGGTGGCCTCAGCATCCTTGCCATGGGCAAGATGGGCGCCCATGAGCTCAACTATTCCTCGGATATCGACTTGATCTGCCTTTTCGACGAAACCCGGTTCGCGCCTGAAGACTTTTACGAAGCGCGGCAGGGCATGGTGCGTGCGACCCGAAATATGTGCGCGCTGCTCAGCGACAAGACCGGTGATGGCTATGTGTTCCGCACCGATCTGCGTCTGCGACCCGATCCCTCCGTCACGCCTGTTGCACTCGCGATGGAGGCGGCCGAACGCTATTACGAAAGCCTGGGCCGCACCTGGGAGCGCGCCGCCTATATCAAAGCCCGCGCCTGCGCTGGGGATATCGCTGCGGGGGAAAAGTTCCTCGCTTCCCTGCGACCCTTTATCTGGCGGCGGCACCTGGATTTTGCCGCCATTCAGGACGCCCACGACATGCGCCTCAGGATCCGCGAAACCAAGGGCACCGGCGGCGCCATTACCGTGCCCGGCCATGACATGAAACTGGGGCGTGGCGGCATTCGAGAGATCGAGTTCTTTACTCAGACCCGGCAGTTGATCGCGGGCGGGCGCGATGAAAGCCTGCGCCTGCGCGGCACCGTCGAAGGGCTTGCGGCGCTTGCCGGCAAAGGCTGGATCCCCGGTGATGTGGCCGAAACCCTCACCGATCACTACCGCTTCCATCGTGAGGTGGAGCATCGCATCCAGATGGTCCATGACGCCCAGACCCACCGAATGCCGCAATCCGAAGACGGCATTGCCCGTGTTGCCTGCCTCATGGGGCGCGATCCGAAGGATCTGCAAGACGAGATCCGCAGCCGTCTGACAGAGGTGCATGAGCTGACCGAGGATTTCTTTGCGCCCGATGCCGCTCCGGCTGCAGCGCCTGCGGTGCCCGAGGGGCTGGATGAGAGCGTCATCGCCCGCTGGCCCACCTATCCTGCGCTGCGCTCGGCGCGAGGGGCACAGATCTTCGAACGGCTGAAGCCGGAGCTTTTGGCTCGACTTGCCCGTACCGCCAAGCCCGGAGAGGCGCTCTTGGCGCTCGATGGGTTCCTGGCCGGTCTGCCCGCTGGAGTGCAGCTGTTTTCCCTGTTCGAGGCCAACCCGCAGCTGATGGATCTTCTTGTGGATATCGTCGGCACCTCGGCGGAACTGGCCACCTTCCTGTCGCGCAATTCCGGCGTTTTTGATGCGGTGATTGGCGGCTCGTTCTTCGATCCCTGGCCGGGGCGGGAGGCCCTCACCCAGCAGCTTGAAGCCTTGCTGGAGGCGGAAGGTGATTATGAGGCGCAGTTGGATACCGCTCGGCGCTGGTGCAAGGAATGGCATTTCCGCATCGGGGTGCATCACCTGCGCGGGCTGATCGATGCAGAGGCCGCAGGCGTGCAGTATGCCGAGCTGGCCGAGGCGGTGATCGCCGCCCTGGTGCCCTGCGTCGAGGCGCAGTTTGCGGCGAAACACGGGGCCGCCCCCGGGCGCGGGGCGGCGGTCGTCGCCATGGGCTCGCTGGGCGCGGGACGGATCAACGCGCAGTCCGACCTGGATGTGATCGTGATCTATGACCCGCAAGAGGTGGAGGCATCGGACGGCAAACGCCCGCTGGCGACGCGGCCCTATTTCGCGCGCCTGACCCAGGCTCTGATCACCGCGCTGACCGCGCCGATGGCGCAGGGACGGCTTTACGAGGTGGACATGCGCCTGCGCCCCTCGGGCAACCAGGGGCCTGTGGCGACCAGCCTTGCCAGCTTTACCAACTATCAGCAGAACGAGGCCTGGGTCTGGGAGCATCTGGCCCTGACCCGCGCCCGTGCCATCGCGGGGCCGGATGACCTGTGCGCCGACATCGAAGCGATCCGCGATCAGGTTCTGTCGCGTAGCCGCGACAAGACGCAGATCCTGACCGAGGTTTCTAACATGCGGGCCCGCATCGCTGCAGCCAAGGCGCCAGCCGGGATCTGGGATGCCAAGACCGGCGCCGGGCGGATGATGGATATCGAGCTAGTGGCACAGGCAGGGGCGCTCTTGTCGGCGTCGGGCGTGCGGGATGTGGCAGGTGGTCTGCAGGCGGCTGTCGCCTGTGGTTGGCTGAGTGCCGCAGAAAGTGATGCCCTGCGCGGTGCCTACGCCCTATATTGGTCGGTGCAGACGGCGGCGCGGCTGCTGTCTCCCAAGGGGCTCGATGCGGCAACATTGGGGGAGGGCGTCGCTATGTTCCTGTGTCGCAGCAGCGGGTTCGACACGCTCGTGGCGCTTGAGCAGGACCTCGCTGCGCGTTACACCGCCTGCGCAGACATAATAGATGCGGCTTTGAAACGGGAAGGGGCCGATGCCAGCACGCAATGA